DNA from Streptomyces rishiriensis:
GTCCCCAAGAACGAGGACGAACTCGACCCGATCCTGATGGGCATCCCGCTCCAGCTCCTCGCCTACTACACGGCGAAGGCCCTCGGCCGCGACATCGACAAGCCGCGGAACCTCGCGAAGTCCGTCACGGTGGAGTAGCAGCCCTTCCCGCTCACACAGAACGGACCCCCCGTGGTGCCACCCACCACGGGGGGTCCGTCCTCATCGCCGGGGACGCCCGACACCCCGGCGGCGGCTGCCGGTCAGCCGGTGGCCGTCACGCCCCGGCCGGCAGCCCGCCTGGGAAGGGCACTGGGCCAGTGGGCCAGCGCCGCCGTCGCCGCGTACCAGGCCACCGCGCCCGCCGCGACGGCGAACCAGCCGCCGACCTTGGTGAGTCCGTCACTGTCGGCGAACCGGGCGACGGCCATCAGCACGAGTGCGACGCAGAACAACCCGTAGGATCCCTGGCCGAGTTGATCCCCTCCGGCCAGGGTCAGGGAGAGCGCCACGAGGGCGAACAGGAGCAGGAAGAGCCCTGCGGCGTTGTCGGAGACCTGGGCGCCGGCGGAGACCGCCCAGGTGAACCAGAAGGCGCCGAGGACGGTGTAGGCGGTGCCGGTGGCCGCGTCGCGGTCCCGGAGGGCGAACAGGCCGGCGACGAACAGTGCGACGCCGCCGACGTAGTGCGCGATGGATACGGCGTCCGCAGCCGTCACGCCGTCGATGAGGTCGGTGTATCCGAGCCCGAAGGCCAACAGGGTGACACCCAGGGCGAGTCGGCCGGCGATCGTGGTGGTGCTGCTTCCCGCAGAGACGTCGTTGTCCACGGCGGGGCTCCCTTCATGCATGTGCAGTTGTGTGAGCGATATATGCCCTTCACAAAGGCACAAACACCCCTACGCGCCAGTAGATTTATGCTGCGCGACCAGGGGGGCCGGACCTACCCAGATCTCATCTCACCTGGGAGGACGGCGAGTTACGGAATGACAACGACCGGCCGCCTGGCCCGCTTGGCGAGCCGCCCGGCGACCGAGCCGAAGATGCGGCCGACGATGCCGTGGGTCGAGCCGACGACGATCGCGTCGGCCTCGTACTCCCGCCCGACCTCTTCGAGTTCGTGGCAGATGTCGCCGCCGCGCTCGACCAGGATCCAGGGCACCTCGGCGAGGTACTCCGCGCAGGCGAGCTCCAGACCGAGCACCTCGGTGCGGTGGTCCGGCACGTCCACGAAGACGGGCGGCTCGCAGCCGGCCCACACCGTGGTGGGCAGCCGGTTGGCGACATGGACGATGATCAGGCCGGAGCCGGAACGGTGGGCCATGCCGATGGCGTACGCGAGCGCGCGCTCACTGGACGTGGAGCCGTCGAAGCCGACGACCACGCCGTGCTTGAAGGCGGGATCGCAGGAGTGGCGTGCGTCTTCCGCCGCCAGGGGCTCGGCCGCCGTAGGGTCGGCGACGGGCCGCTTGCGGTCCGCGGGTTCGAAGAATTCGTGACCGGCCATGGCTGTCTCGGCGTATTGATCCTTATACGGGTGGGACGCGCGGTGAACGACGGAGCTGTCCGGGAATCATCTTCCCAACCCCATACCCCCAAGGGTACGGCGGCACGCCTCCTGGGCCCAGATCCCGCACGCCCCCGGTGGGGGTTCCAGGGAGCATGCACGAGCGGACGCCCGTAACGCAATGGTTGCTGCCCCGTACAGGCGGTTTGCACAGGATTCACTGACGCGGGACCGGCGCGGGCAGTGACCGACCGCCCGAACCGGCGTTGAACCCCGTGCACCGCCGTCCCGCGACCGCCGTACCGCCCCCGCCGCACCGCCCCCGCACCGCCGCCCAAGGAAGGAGCCCACCCCGTGCCCTCGTTCCGTGCCCCTTCCGAGACCCGCCCCGGCGACGACCGGTCGACCGATCTGATCCGCTGGGCGGCCTTCAGCTGTTTCCTGGTCCCGGTGGTCCTCCTCTGGTACGGCACCTCGCTCGCCGGCACCACCGGCACCGCCCTGGGGCTCGCCGCCGTCACGGCCGTCTGCCGGGTGCTGCTGCGCCGGTCCGAGCGGTGCGCGGTCCGGTTGCTCGACGAGGAGCACGCGCCGCAAGGGCACCCCCGGGGGCGCCATCAGCGCACCGGGGCGGGGTCGCATCGTGGCGGTCGTCACTCCGGGGGAAACTCACCGGCCGGTTGACCGGTTTCCATACTCCGACCCGCTTCTTTTCAGCCAACTTCCGGTGATGGCGCGTCCCTTGCCCCAACCACCCCCCACCCCCCGTTCCACCTGCACGGAAAGGGCCTCAGGGGCCCTGCGCACCCTACGGGGATTGGCCACCGCACCGAGGCGCACTTCCCTGCACGGCCCACGAGTGCAACGCTTCGTGATCGAATGCTTCACGCCAAGTTGCCATGTCGACAATCTGCCGGGTGGTGAACTGGCCACGTCGGCATTGTGCGACACGTTAGATTCGATCTTGACTGTCTACGGCGGGGGACTCGTGCAGGACCGAGGGGAAACGTGCAGGAGCGACACAACCGAGGAGCCGCGACCACCGAGGGGGGCTTAGCAGGATGAGCCACGACTCCACTGCCGCGCCGGAAGCCGCGGCCCGGAAACTCTCCGGGCGACGCCGCAAGGAGATCGTCGCGGTGCTGCTGTTCAGCGGCGGCCCCATTTTCGAGAGTTCCATTCCATTGTCGGTGTTCGGGATTGACCGCCAGGACGCCGGCGTACCGCGCTACCGCTTGCTGGTGTGCGGTGGTGAGGAAGGCCCGCTGCGGACCACAGGGGGCCTCGAACTCACCGCACCACACGGCCTGGAGGCGATCTCCCGGGCGGGCACGGTCGTCGTGCCGGCCTGGCGTTCGATCACCTCGCCGCCGCCGGAGGACGCGCTCGACGCACTGCGCCGGGCGCACGAGGAGGGCGCCCGCATCGTGGGCCTGTGCACCGGCGCGTTCGTGCTGGCCGCCGCGGGTCTGCTGGACGGCCGTCCGGCCACGACCCACTGGATGTACGCGCCGACGCTGGCCAAGCGCTATCCGTCGGTACACGTGGATCCGCGCGAACTGTTCGTCGACGACGGCGATGTGCTGACGTCCGCGGGCACCGCGGCCGGAATCGATCTGTGTCTGCACATCGTGCGGACGGATCACGGTAACGAGGCGGCGGGCGCGCTGGCCCGGCGGCTGGTCGTGCCACCACGCCGGTCGGGCGGCCAGGAGCGCTACCTCGACCGGTCTTTACCCGAGGAGATCGGCGCCGACCCGCTCGCCGAGGTCGTCGCCTGGGCGCTGGAGCATCTCCACGAGCAGTTCGACGTGGAGACGCTGGCAGCACGCGCCTACATGAGCCGCCGCACCTTCGACCGCCGCTTCCGGTCCCTGACCGGCAGCGCGCCGCTGCAGTGGCTGATCACCCAGCGGGTGCTCCAGGCACAGCGTCTGCTGGAGACGTCGGACTACTCGGTGGACGAGGTCGCGGGGCGCTGCGGCTTCCGTTCCCCGGTGGCCCTGCGCGGCCACTTCCGCCGGCAGCTCGGCTCGTCGCCCGCGGCGTACCGGGCGGCCTACCGGGCCCGCAGACCGCAGGGCGAACGGCAGACGGACAACGAACCGTCCGGGCCGCCGCAACCGCCTCCGGCGCTGCACCCGGACGCTCCGGGACCGGTACCGCCGCAGCTGCGGCGTACGGCCTCGGCGGCGGCCGGTGCGATGGGCTCGTCGGCGTCCCTGCCGTCCGAGCACGCGCGCGACGCGTACGCGACCTCGCGGGCGAGTCTGCCGGGGCAGCGCAGCGGTACCTGAGCGGGTGACGGACCTCTCGCGCGCCGGCCGGGCCCAACGGCCCGGCCGGCGCCCGGGCACGAGAGCGCCCACGCGGGGCACCTCAAACGCCGACGTCAGCTTTAGGGTGGTCGCATGAACGATCGCATGGTGTGGATCGACTGCGAGATGACCGGCCTCTCGCTGTCGGACGATGCTCTCATCGAGGTTGCCGCCCTCGTCACCGACTCGGAGCTGAACGTGCTCGGCGACGGCGTCGACATCGTCGTCCGCCCGCCGGCCCGGGCGCTGGAGACGATGCCGGAGGTGGTGCGCGAGATGCACACCGCGTCCGGGCTGCTCGACGAGCTGGCCGGCGGGACGACCCTCGCCGAGGCCGAGGCCCAGGTGCTCGCGTATGTGAGGGAGCACGTGAAGGAGCCGGGCAAGGCGCCGCTGTGCGGCAACTCCGTGGGCACGGACCGCGGATTCCTGGCGCGGGACATGACCGCCCTCGAGGGTTACCTCCACTACCGGATCGTCGACGTGTCGTCGATCAAGGAGCTCGCCCGGCGCTGGTACCCGCGGGCCTACTTCAACAGCCCCCCGAAGAACGGCAACCACCGCGCCCTCGCCGACATCCGCGAGTCCATCGCGGAACTGCGCTACTACCGCGAGGCCGTCTTCGTGCCGCAGCCCGGGCCGGACTCCGACACCGCCCGGACCATCGCCGCGAAGCACGTCCTGCCCAGTGCCTGACCGGACCCCGTAAAGCCGTGCGCGAGCACCCCTTCGGACCCTGTACACTTTTTCTCGGCCGGTAGGGAGACCACAAAGTCCAACTGCCGGGCGTGGTGGGTGTAGCTCAGCTGGTAGAGCACCTGGTTGTGGTCCAGGATGCCGCGGGTTCGAGTCCCGTCACTCACCCTGAGTCATCAGCCGGTGACTTCCCGAGAGGGAGGTCACCGGCTGATGTGTTTCCCGGGAGGGGTCATGCGCTCGCGAGTCACCGCCGAGCCGTTCGCGACCGCCCGGCTCGATCTGCTCCCCCTGCGCGTGGATCACGCGGCCGAGATGGCGGTCGTCCTGGGCGACCCCGCGCTGCACACCTTCGTCGGCGGCGTCCCCTGCACACCCGAGGCCCTGCGCGCCCGCTACGAACGGCTCGTCGCCGGTTCGCCGGATCCGTCCGTCACCTGGTGCAACTGGGTGCTGCGGGTACGGGACGCCGACCGGGCGGCCGGGACCGTACAGGCCACCGTGACCGGACGGGACCGGGCCGAGATCGCCTGGGTCGTCGGCACCTCCTGGCAGGGCCGCGGCCTCGCTTCGGAGGCGGCCGCGGGACTCGTCGCCTGGTTGCGGGCACAGGGTGTGCGGACGATCGTCGCCCATGTCCGTCCCGACCACCACGCGTCCGCGGCGGTGGCCCGCTCCGCGGGGCTCTCGGCCACCGCGGAGCGGCAGGACGGCGAGGTGCGGTGGCGGCTGTCCGTCGCGCCGTGAAGCGGTGCCGCGCTCAGGAGGAGGAGCGCCCCACCAGCTCCGTGGCCAGCACGACCTGCCGCCGCTCCAGGCCCCGGGACACCGCGGGACGGCGGTCCGCGATCTCCGTGAGGAGCAGGTCCAGCATCCTGCGGCCCATCTCCTCGATGGGCTGGCGCACGCTCGTCAGCGGGGGGTCCATGTGCCGGGCGATCGCCGAGTCGTCGTAGCCGACCATCGCCACGTCCTCCGGGAGACGGCGGCCCGCCTCGCGCAGTGCACGGCGGGCGCCGGCCGCCATGACGTCGGAGCCCGCGAAGACGGCGTCCAGGGAGGGGTTGCGGGCGAGAAGCTCCCCCATCGCGCGGTGTCCGCCCTCCTCGGTGAAGTCGCCCGGGGCGATCAGGCCCTCGTCCGGCGGGTAACCCGCGTCGCGCAGGGCGTCGCGGTAGCCGTCGACGCGTCGCTGGGCGCCGTAGACGTCCAGGCGGCCCGTGATGTGGGCGATGTGGGTACGGCCCCGGGAGAGCAGGTGCTCCACCGCCGAGCGGGCGCCGCCGTAGTTGTCGGAGTCCACGGACGGCAGGGTCTCGGCGGCGGAGCGCGGGCCGCTGATCACCGCCGGGATCTCCAGCTGGGCCAGCAGGTCGGGCAACGGGTCGTCGGCGTGCACCGAGACCAGGAGCACGCCGTCGACGCGGTGCGCGGCCAGGTACTGGGCCAGCCTTTGCCGTTCACGGTCGCTACCCGCGAAGATCAGCAGCAGCTGCATCTCGGTGTCGGCGAGTTCGGCTCCGACGCCGCGCAGCATGTCCGAGAAGTACGGCTCGGCGAAGAACCGGGTCTCCGGCTCGGGCACCACCAGCGCGATCGCGTCCGTGCGGTTGGCGGCGAGGGCGCGGGCCGCGGTGTTCGGGACGTAGCCGAGCTCGGCCACGGCCGCCTCGACGGCCGCGCGGGTCGCGTCACTGACCCGGGGCGAGCCGTTGATCACCCGGGAGACCGTGCCGCGGCCGACGCCGGCGCGCGCGGCCACCTCTTCGAGAGTCGGCCGCCCCCCGCTCCGGCTCCGCGCTCCGTGGCTTGCCATGGGCCCCGCCTTCCCGCCGTTGTTCACGCTGGCCTGGAATCTAACAGCCGTGACCGGGGTGAACTCCTCGGGAGAGCCCCTTCCGACCACTTCGCGGGTCCGCTCGCCCTCGTGGGCTCCACCCGCGCGCGAGCGGAGCCCGGCGAACAGGCCCGATGGGTCAGCCGGCGTCGCAGGTGCGCCAAGGCCTGGCGTCGCGGACATCACTGGCGGTGATGCGCCGCCCGCGTCCGGCCGTCCCTTGCTCGCCGACGGCAGGGACCACCGACCGGGCCCCGCGTCTCCACAACTCCCCCGCACGGGCGCGAACATCACGGGAGCCGTTCCGGTGCGCGTGACCGACGAACCGGCAGCGCCGGCACGCCGGTCGGACCGCGACCACGGTATCGACCCGGCACTTCCGGTTGTCCGGGGCCGCCCGCGAAAGCGACGCCCCTGAACCTTCCTTCGACGGTCCGCCAGGAGACGGTGCGAGCCTCCGTCTGCCAGGACGGCATCCGCACGTACCGCTCCACCGAGTCCCATCCCAACGCGAGGGCGCGATGCGCCTCCCCCGGATTCCGCTTCGAGCCCTGTCGGCCGGAGCTCCGTGCGTTCAGACTTGCACGCAACACTGTGTACGCATCGGCCGTCTTCGCGATCACCCGCCGAGCGGCCCGCGCCCGCGACCACCGACGGTTCTCGATCCCGGAGCGGCCGCGCTCGCGCAGGGCGGAGTTCTTGTACGTCGCATGCACCGAGGCGACCTCGGCAGCTCAGGTGGCGGCTTCGTCACAAGCGCGCGGCTTCGCCTCGAGCGCCGGTGCCCGAACAGGCGTCGGCAGGAGCCTGACCTGCACAAGCAGCTTCACACCACGCTCGTTGTCCCGCATGATCGGCGCGTTGCACACGAACAGACGAGCCTCCATCGAAAGGGTGATCGGCATCGCGATCTCCGTCCGCCGACCATCACCTCGACACCGCCGTCCAGAGCCTCGACGGCATGGATTCGATGAAAGAAACATCTCGAAGCGGTATCGCGCCGCCCCCACTCTTGACACCCCCGCCCGAACCGACGACTCTTCAACACATCACCTGTGGGAGCGCTCCCACGGTACCTGACACATACACATCCCGCACGTTCCCCGCCCGAGCCGCAGCGAGTAACTAACGGGCCCAACAATGCAGTTGGCCGGGGGGTCGGCACGTCAGGGCAACAGGAGGACGCAATGCGAGCACGTACCCGAACCACCCGCCGGGTGGTGGTCCTGGCGGCCGTCGCGTCGCTGGGCGCCGGGCTGCTGGCCGGCTGTGCCGACGATGGTGGCGACGACGCTTCCGACGGCGCGTCGTCGGGCGGCGGCAAGGGCAAGACGACGATCACGCTGGGTCTGTTCGGCACGATGGGCTTCAAGGAGGCCGGTCTCTACGCCGAGTACGAGAAGCTCCACCCCGACATCAAGATCGCCGAGAATGTCACGGAGCGCAACGAGAACTACTACCCGGCGCTTCTCAACCACCTCACGACCAACAGTGGCCTGATGGACGTCCAGGCCATCGAGGTCGGCAACATAGCCGAGGTCGTCGCCACCCAGGCGGCCAAGTTCGAGGACATGGCCAAGGTCTCGGGCGTCGACAAGAGCAAGTGGCTGGGCTGGAAGTGGTCGCAGGGCACCACCAAGGACGGCCAGACGATCGCTCTCGGCACCGACGTCGGCCCGATGGCCCTCTGCTACCGCAAGGACCTCTTCCAGGCGGCCGGTCTGCCCACCGACCGCGAGGCGGTCGGCAAGCTGTGGGCCGGCGACTGGAACAAGTTCATCGCCACCGGCGAGCAGTACAAGAAGAAGGCCAAGGCGGGCACCTTCTTCATGGACTCCCCCGGCGGACTGATCAACGCCATCCTCAGCAGTGAGGAGGAGAAGTTCTACGACTCCTCCGGCGAGATCATCTACAAGTCGAACCCGGCGGTGAAGGCCGCCTTCGACCTGACCGCGAAGGCCGCCGAGGAGGGCCTGGTCCAGGCCCAGACGCAGTTCCAGCCGGCCTGGGACACGACGATCGCCAACAGCAAGTTCGCCACCATCGCCTGCCCGCCGTGGATGCTCGGCACCATCAAGGGCAAGGCGAAGGCCGAGGACGCCGGCAAGTGGGACGTGGCCGTCGCGCCCAAGTCCGGCAACTGGGGCGGTTCCTTCCTGGGCGTGCCGAAGAGCGGCAAGCACGTGAAGGAGGCCGAGGCGTTCATCACCTGGCTGACCGCGCCCGAGCAGCAGGCGAAGCTGTTCAAGGTGCAGGGTTCCTTCCCGAGCACGCCCAGCGCGTACACGATGCCCGAAGTGACCGGTGCGAAGAACGAGATGACCGGTGACTCGCCGATCGGCACGGTCTTCTCCGAGGCCGCCAAGACGGCTCCGGTGCAGGTGATCGGCCCGAAGGACCAGATCATCCAGCAGGGCCTGACGGACAACGGCGTCATCCTCGTGACGAAGGGCAAGTCGGCGGCGGAAGCCTGGAACACGGCCACCAAGACCATCGACAACAACCTGGACAAGTGACCCGAATGGCCACCCGCCACGACACCGCCGCGCCCCCCGCCAAGGAGGGGGGCGCGGCCCCGGGCCGCCCGCCCGTCGTTCCCACGGAGGCGGAGCAGCGGCACCGGGCCCGGCTGTCCCGCCGCTGGCAGCGGGACAAGCGCTGGAGCCCGTACGCCTTCGTCTCGCCGTTCTTCCTGCTGTTCCTCGCGTTCGGCCTGTTCCCGCTGATCTACACCGGCTGGGCCTCGCTGCACCAGGTGGAGCTGACCGCGCCCACCGACATGACGTGGGTGGGGATGCGCAACTACACGCGCATCTTCGACGACGACTTCTTCTGGAACGCGGCGAAGAACACCCTGACGATCGGGATCATCTCGACCGTTCCGCAGCTGCTGATGGCCATGGGCCTCGCCCACATCCTCAACTACAAGCTGCGTGCCTCGACCTTCTACCGGGTCGCGATGCTCGCGCCGTACGCGACCTCGATCGCGGCCGCCTCGCTGGTGTTCGTGCTGCTCTTCGGGCGCGACTACGGCATGATCAACTGGGCGCTGCACTTCGCCGGGATCGACGCGATCGACTGGCAGAACGACAAGTGGCCTTCGCAGATCGCCGTCTCGTCGATCGTCATCTGGCGGTGGACCGGCTACAACGCGCTGATCTACCTGGCCGCGATGCAGGCGATCCCGCAGGACCTGTACGAGTCGGCGGCGCTGGACGGCGCCAGCCGCTGGAAGCAGTTCCTGCACGTCACGCTGCCGTCGCTGCGGCCGACGATCCTGTTCACGGTCGTCGTCTCGACGATCGGCGCCAGTCAGGTCTTCGGCGAGCCGCTGCTGTTCGACGCCAACAAGGGCGCGTCGGGTGGCGCGGAGCACCAGTTCCAGACGCTGGGCCTGTACCTGTACGAGCAGGGCTGGGTGAACCAGCACCTGGGCCGGGCCTCGGCGATCGCCTGGACGATGTTCCTGATCCTGATCCTGATCGGCATCGTCAACTACGTCATCTCGCGCCGGCTGCGCGCCAGTAGTTAGGAGTACCGGCCGTGACGACGACGACAACGACCGCGAAGCCCGTAGAACCCGAAGACGCCGTGCCGACGGCCCGGAAGGTGCGCCGGCCGAAGTCCGCGCGGGCCGGCGGGCAGATGCACGGCGGGCCGATCGCCTACATCGTCCTGGGCGTGTTCACCATCGTTTCGCTGTTCCCGCTGGTGTGGACGGCCATCGCGGCGTCCCGCGACAACAACCGGCTGGCGCAGAACCCGCCGCCCTTCCAGTTCGGCTCGAACCTCTTCCACAACCTGGACCTGGCCTGGAACGACGCGAACCTGGGCAAGGCGTTCGTCAACACGACGATCGTGGCGGGGACTTCGGCGGCGACCATCGTCTTCCTGTCGACGATCGCCGGGTTCGCCTTCGCCAAGCTGCGGTTCCGGGGCCGGGGCGCGCTGATGCTGATCGTGATCGGCACGATGATGGTGCCGCCGCAGCTGAGCATCATCCCGCTGTACATGATGGTCGCCAAGCTGGAGTGGACGGACCAGCTCCAGGCGGTGATCCTGCCGTCGCTGGTGAGCGCGTTCGGCGTGTTCTTCATGCGGCAGTACCTGATCCAGGCGCTGCCCGACGAGATCATCGAGGCGGCCCGGGTGGACGGCGCGAGCAGCTGGCGGGTGGTGTGGCACGTGGTGTTCCCCGCGGCGCGCCCCGCGATGGCGGTGCTCGGCATGCTGATGTTCGTGCAGACGTGGAACGACTTCCTCTGGCCGTTCCTCGTGCTGAGCCAGACCGGCAACCCGACCGTGCAGGTCGCGGTCGCGGGCCTCGGCCGCGGGTACACCCCGGACCAGTCCCTGATCATGGCGGGCGCGCTGCTGGGCACGCTGCCGCTGCTG
Protein-coding regions in this window:
- a CDS encoding GPR1/FUN34/YaaH family transporter, with the translated sequence MDNDVSAGSSTTTIAGRLALGVTLLAFGLGYTDLIDGVTAADAVSIAHYVGGVALFVAGLFALRDRDAATGTAYTVLGAFWFTWAVSAGAQVSDNAAGLFLLLFALVALSLTLAGGDQLGQGSYGLFCVALVLMAVARFADSDGLTKVGGWFAVAAGAVAWYAATAALAHWPSALPRRAAGRGVTATG
- a CDS encoding helix-turn-helix domain-containing protein, which produces MSHDSTAAPEAAARKLSGRRRKEIVAVLLFSGGPIFESSIPLSVFGIDRQDAGVPRYRLLVCGGEEGPLRTTGGLELTAPHGLEAISRAGTVVVPAWRSITSPPPEDALDALRRAHEEGARIVGLCTGAFVLAAAGLLDGRPATTHWMYAPTLAKRYPSVHVDPRELFVDDGDVLTSAGTAAGIDLCLHIVRTDHGNEAAGALARRLVVPPRRSGGQERYLDRSLPEEIGADPLAEVVAWALEHLHEQFDVETLAARAYMSRRTFDRRFRSLTGSAPLQWLITQRVLQAQRLLETSDYSVDEVAGRCGFRSPVALRGHFRRQLGSSPAAYRAAYRARRPQGERQTDNEPSGPPQPPPALHPDAPGPVPPQLRRTASAAAGAMGSSASLPSEHARDAYATSRASLPGQRSGT
- a CDS encoding carbohydrate ABC transporter permease, with amino-acid sequence MATRHDTAAPPAKEGGAAPGRPPVVPTEAEQRHRARLSRRWQRDKRWSPYAFVSPFFLLFLAFGLFPLIYTGWASLHQVELTAPTDMTWVGMRNYTRIFDDDFFWNAAKNTLTIGIISTVPQLLMAMGLAHILNYKLRASTFYRVAMLAPYATSIAAASLVFVLLFGRDYGMINWALHFAGIDAIDWQNDKWPSQIAVSSIVIWRWTGYNALIYLAAMQAIPQDLYESAALDGASRWKQFLHVTLPSLRPTILFTVVVSTIGASQVFGEPLLFDANKGASGGAEHQFQTLGLYLYEQGWVNQHLGRASAIAWTMFLILILIGIVNYVISRRLRASS
- a CDS encoding carbohydrate ABC transporter permease, with amino-acid sequence MTTTTTTAKPVEPEDAVPTARKVRRPKSARAGGQMHGGPIAYIVLGVFTIVSLFPLVWTAIAASRDNNRLAQNPPPFQFGSNLFHNLDLAWNDANLGKAFVNTTIVAGTSAATIVFLSTIAGFAFAKLRFRGRGALMLIVIGTMMVPPQLSIIPLYMMVAKLEWTDQLQAVILPSLVSAFGVFFMRQYLIQALPDEIIEAARVDGASSWRVVWHVVFPAARPAMAVLGMLMFVQTWNDFLWPFLVLSQTGNPTVQVAVAGLGRGYTPDQSLIMAGALLGTLPLLLVFAIFGKQIVGGIMQGAVKG
- a CDS encoding GNAT family N-acetyltransferase, translating into MRSRVTAEPFATARLDLLPLRVDHAAEMAVVLGDPALHTFVGGVPCTPEALRARYERLVAGSPDPSVTWCNWVLRVRDADRAAGTVQATVTGRDRAEIAWVVGTSWQGRGLASEAAAGLVAWLRAQGVRTIVAHVRPDHHASAAVARSAGLSATAERQDGEVRWRLSVAP
- a CDS encoding LacI family DNA-binding transcriptional regulator is translated as MASHGARSRSGGRPTLEEVAARAGVGRGTVSRVINGSPRVSDATRAAVEAAVAELGYVPNTAARALAANRTDAIALVVPEPETRFFAEPYFSDMLRGVGAELADTEMQLLLIFAGSDRERQRLAQYLAAHRVDGVLLVSVHADDPLPDLLAQLEIPAVISGPRSAAETLPSVDSDNYGGARSAVEHLLSRGRTHIAHITGRLDVYGAQRRVDGYRDALRDAGYPPDEGLIAPGDFTEEGGHRAMGELLARNPSLDAVFAGSDVMAAGARRALREAGRRLPEDVAMVGYDDSAIARHMDPPLTSVRQPIEEMGRRMLDLLLTEIADRRPAVSRGLERRQVVLATELVGRSSS
- a CDS encoding ABC transporter substrate-binding protein → MRARTRTTRRVVVLAAVASLGAGLLAGCADDGGDDASDGASSGGGKGKTTITLGLFGTMGFKEAGLYAEYEKLHPDIKIAENVTERNENYYPALLNHLTTNSGLMDVQAIEVGNIAEVVATQAAKFEDMAKVSGVDKSKWLGWKWSQGTTKDGQTIALGTDVGPMALCYRKDLFQAAGLPTDREAVGKLWAGDWNKFIATGEQYKKKAKAGTFFMDSPGGLINAILSSEEEKFYDSSGEIIYKSNPAVKAAFDLTAKAAEEGLVQAQTQFQPAWDTTIANSKFATIACPPWMLGTIKGKAKAEDAGKWDVAVAPKSGNWGGSFLGVPKSGKHVKEAEAFITWLTAPEQQAKLFKVQGSFPSTPSAYTMPEVTGAKNEMTGDSPIGTVFSEAAKTAPVQVIGPKDQIIQQGLTDNGVILVTKGKSAAEAWNTATKTIDNNLDK
- the orn gene encoding oligoribonuclease, producing MNDRMVWIDCEMTGLSLSDDALIEVAALVTDSELNVLGDGVDIVVRPPARALETMPEVVREMHTASGLLDELAGGTTLAEAEAQVLAYVREHVKEPGKAPLCGNSVGTDRGFLARDMTALEGYLHYRIVDVSSIKELARRWYPRAYFNSPPKNGNHRALADIRESIAELRYYREAVFVPQPGPDSDTARTIAAKHVLPSA
- a CDS encoding universal stress protein, with translation MAGHEFFEPADRKRPVADPTAAEPLAAEDARHSCDPAFKHGVVVGFDGSTSSERALAYAIGMAHRSGSGLIIVHVANRLPTTVWAGCEPPVFVDVPDHRTEVLGLELACAEYLAEVPWILVERGGDICHELEEVGREYEADAIVVGSTHGIVGRIFGSVAGRLAKRARRPVVVIP